In Aedes albopictus strain Foshan chromosome 3, AalbF5, whole genome shotgun sequence, the following are encoded in one genomic region:
- the LOC109409950 gene encoding general odorant-binding protein 45 produces the protein MLVKPLVRFYSLLIGTLLLVECLATAGRHSSIFKSIRSTDDECDRYSNERNGNCSVRCRGLLLRFWDDQRGKLGFYALKQFYQPDPEDKCYLNRTMRCLKRVSVPDESCQKVAQYVRCYKDQYGEENTAIARFIPFTPMQQTRILMECAAILGISEDSLREAAKSGGEIPQEACLLRCFLIRQGLYSEAGGFELERLELQCGGYGSGWNPVAVQQCIANVTDCDSCTKVQRMAKNCLQVHFKVLPNPNTSDDKLIPVLVEFYGNVINDITLLLGEFLDRQEEVILDVPYISEGLIEYTLKLVVPGLYSASLVG, from the coding sequence ATGCTAGTAAAACCTCTCGTTCGTTTCTATTCGCTACTAATCGGTACGCTACTTCTAGTAGAATGCCTAGCTACCGCAGGTCGTCATTCTTCGATATTCAAAAGTATTCGTTCAACGGACGACGAATGTGACCGGTATTCGAATGAACGGAACGGGAACTGCAGTGTCCGCTGCCGCGGTTTGCTACTCCGGTTTTGGGACGACCAACGTGGTAAGCTTGGTTTCTACGCGCTCAAGCAGTTCTACCAACCGGATCCGGAGGATAAATGCTACTTGAATCGAACCATGCGCTGTCTTAAACGAGTTTCTGTTCCCGATGAAAGTTGCCAAAAAGTTGCCCAATATGTTCGATGCTACAAGGATCAATATGGAGAGGAGAATACTGCAATCGCTCGATTTATTCCATTCACCCCAATGCAACAGACTAGAATCCTGATGGAGTGCGCAGCAATTCTGGGGATATCGGAGGATTCCTTGAGAGAGGCAGCAAAGAGTGGCGGCGAAATACCGCAGGAAGCATGTCTGCTTAGGTGCTTCCTGATTCGGCAGGGGTTGTACAGCGAAGCCGGTGGATTCGAATTGGAACGGCTTGAGCTGCAGTGCGGTGGCTACGGAAGCGGCTGGAACCCCGTTGCAGTACAGCAATGCATCGCCAATGTGACAGATTGTGACAGTTGTACGAAGGTGCAGCGGATGGCTAAAAACTGCCTCCAAGTGCACTTCAAAGTGCTGCCAAATCCAAACACTAGTGATGACAAGCTTATTCCGGTCCTAGTGGAGTTTTACGGAAATGTCATTAACGATATCACATTACTGTTGGGTGAGTTTTTGGACCGCCAGGAAGAGGTGATTCTGGATGTACCGTACATTTCTGAAGGTCTTATCGAATACACCTTGAAGTTGGTAGTGCCTGGATtatactcggcaagcctcgttggataa